AACTTGTGGGCCAAGTCAGTGCCGGTACCTTTCGCGTGGACAGAGGTGCCGCCAGTCGCGCCCGCGCTGCGGGCCGCTGCCATTACCTGGTCCGTATGGCCCTGGTTCGTGATGACGATCAACAGCTCATGTGTGGATTTACTCTCCATAGTCTCTGGCTCCTCCTGCCGCAACAAATAATCCCGTGCCGTGGCTCCGCCAATGCTGGACAGCGGCACTGTCATCAGGACGCCCCGGCCAGGGATATCCAGCCACAGTTCCTTTTCCGCTTGATGCACCAGCTGGGGGGAGCGCTGCGCGATGCACAGCAGCACGGACTTTTCCGTGGCCTCCAAGCCCAGATAGTCCAGGATTTCCGTCGTGGCTGTTCCGCGGCCCAGGGCAGTTAAAACCAGGGGAATTCCCTGCGATTGATACCAGGCGGCAAACTCTCCGCCACGGTTCCGATCTGTTATGGTGATGATCAGAACAGCCTCGTTCATAGCAGGAGACCTCCTTTCCAATTCTCTTACAAGTCAATAATTTCCTCGTCTGTG
This genomic window from Pusillibacter faecalis contains:
- a CDS encoding P-II family nitrogen regulator, whose protein sequence is MNEAVLIITITDRNRGGEFAAWYQSQGIPLVLTALGRGTATTEILDYLGLEATEKSVLLCIAQRSPQLVHQAEKELWLDIPGRGVLMTVPLSSIGGATARDYLLRQEEPETMESKSTHELLIVITNQGHTDQVMAAARSAGATGGTSVHAKGTGTDLAHKFFGVSIAAERELVFILVKADDRREIMKAVMTQAGMQTAAQSLVFSLPVCDIAGLRRLEDE